The following proteins are encoded in a genomic region of Pagrus major chromosome 16, Pma_NU_1.0:
- the dorip1 gene encoding uncharacterized protein C14orf28 homolog encodes MESTFCVLSDNEDFQTLISNTANNLHFERSKTLFEEIRASINNNDEEDRSFWRPVLPWGGVLTIKAGRKALSCTPLYVKINLKNTCTIDGFLMILYVILRENQGFPRELAVFLGKQFVEHFLYLMDSCDYTTVKMLWIWDRMSKRQYRSEIHQAALVIDLFGNEHRNFTENLENLMSNIQESLCTNWSCPSRFQESIKTTINISPPHELPHRDPIQSAVDEFFCPKLVLCSQLGCDGLREFSQRVFCYGPPPFVILNMQQWKSEELSYVPYHLALCQHRYSLEGATLFNKEEHHYSAAFQIDGCWMHYDGLRGDNLILLHKPPELLLLSSLVYIRASDK; translated from the exons GTCTAAGACATTGTTTGAGGAAATCCGTGCCTCCATTAACAACAATGATGAAGAGGACCGCTCCTTTTGGAGGCCTGTGCTACCTTGGGGTGGCGTCCTCACCATTAAGGCAGGACGTAAAGCCCTATCATGCACCCCCCTGTACGTGAAAATCAACCTTAAAAACACATGCACCATCGATGGCTTCCTCATGATACTGTATGTGATCCTGCGGGAAAACCAGGGCTTTCCCAGGGAGCTGGCTGTCTTCCTCGGCAAGCAGTTTGTGGAGCATTTCCTCTACCTGATGGACTCCTGTGACTACACCACAGTGAAGATGCTGTGGATCTGGGACAGGATGTCTAAAAGGCAGTACCGCTCTGAGATCCACCAGGCAGCGCTGGTGATCGACCTGTTTGGTAATGAACACAGGAACTTCACAGAGAACCTAGAGAACCTCATGTCCAACATCCAGGAGAGCCTGTGCACCAACTGGAGCTGCCCATCCCGCTTCCAGGAGTCCATCAAGACTACAATCAACATCAG CCCTCCTCATGAGCTGCCTCACAGAGACCCCATCCAGTCGGCCGTAGACGAGTTCTTCTGCCCCAAGCTCGTACTCTGCTCACAACTGGG GTGTGATGGTCTGAGGGAGTTCTCTCAGAGGGTTTTCTGCTACGGACCTCCACCCTTTGTCATTCTTAACATGCAGCAGTGGAAGTCAGAGGAACTGTCCTATGTTCCTTACCATCTGGCTCTCTGTCAGCACAG GTACTCACTGGAGGGCGCCACACTCTTCAACAAGGAGGAGCATCACTACTCTGCAGCCTTCCAGATAGACGGCTGCTGGATGCACTATGACGGTCTGAGGGGAGACAATCTGATCCTGCTACACAAGCCGCCAGAGCTCCTGCTGCTGTCCTCTCTGGTCTACATCCGCGCCTCCGACAAGTGA
- the LOC141010415 gene encoding kelch-like protein 28 gives MDQQDQSYMFASLKRPHSEQLLQGLQLLRQDHELCDIVLRVGDAKIHAHKVVLASISPYFKAMFTGNLSEKETSEVEFQCIDETALQAIVEYAYTGTVFISQETVESLLPAANLLQVKLVLKECCSFLESQLDAGNCIGISRFAETYGCHDLCLAATKFICENFEEVCQTEEFFELTRAELDEIVSNDCLKVVTEETVFYALESWIKYDVTERQQHLAQLLHCVRLPLLSVKFLTRLYEANHLIRDDHACKHLLNEALKYHFMPEHRLSYQTVLSARPRCAPKVLLAVGGKAGLFATLESMEMYFPQTDSWIGLAPLSVPRYEFGVAVLDQKVYVVGGIATHMRQGISYRRHESTVESWDPESNTWSSVERMAECRSTLGVVVLAGELYALGGYDGQYYLQSVEKYVPKLKEWQPVAPMTKSRSCFATAVLDGMVYAIGGYGPAHMNSVERYDPSKDAWEMVAPMADKRINFGVGVMLGFIFVVGGHNGVSHLSSIERYDPHQNQWTACRPMNEPRTGVGSAIVDNYLYVVGGHSGSSYLNTVQRYDPISDSWLDSSGMMYCRCNFGLTAL, from the exons GGATCACGAACTATGTGACATTGTCCTGCGCGTGGGTGATGCCAAGATCCATGCCCACAAAGTAGTGCTGGCCAGCATCAGCCCTTACTTCAAGGCCATGTTCACGGGTAACCTGTCCGAAAAGGAGACTTCTGAGGTGGAATTCCAGTGCATTGATGAGACTGCCTTGCAG GCCATCGTTGAGTATGCCTACACTGGCACAGTGTTCATCTCCCAAGAAACTGTGGAATCTCTGCTACCAGCTGCCAACTTGCTCCAGGTTAAGCTCGTACTTAAGGAGTGCTGCTCCTTCTTAGAGAGCCAGCTGGACGCCGGAAACTGTATAGGCATCTCCCGCTTTGCAGAGACTTATGGCTGTCATGACCTGTGCCTGGCTGCAACTAAGTTCATCTGTGAGAACTTTGAGGAGGTTTGTCAGACGGAAGAGTTTTTTGAACTGACGAGGGCCGAGTTGGATGAAATTGTGTCTAACGACTGCCTTAAGGTGGTCACAGAGGAGACTGTGTTTTACGCCCTGGAGTCGTGGATCAAATATGATGTAACTGAGAGACAGCAGCATCTGGCTCAGCTGCTGCACTGTGTTCGCCTTCCGCTCCTAAGCGTCAAATTTCTCACCCGCCTATATGAAGCCAACCACCTTATACGAGATGACCACGCATGCAAGCACCTGCTCAACGAGGCCCTCAAATATCATTTTATGCCTGAGCACCGGCTTTCCTATCAGACTGTGTTGTCGGCACGGCCCAGGTGTGCCCCGAAGGTGCTGCTGGCAGTAGGAGGCAAGGCTGGACTGTTTGCAACATTAGaaag cATGGAAATGTATTTCCCTCAGACAGATTCATGGATAGGACTGGCCCCTCTCAGTGTTCCCCGATATGAATTCGGGGTGGCAGTGCTGGACCAAAAAGTGTATGTGGTGGGAGGCATTGCCACGCACATGAGACAAGGCATCAGCTATCGGCGACATGAGAGCACAGTGGAGAGCTGGGACCCCGAAAGCAACACCTGGTCCTCGGTGGAGCGTATGGCCGAGTGCCGCAGCACACTTGGGGTGGTGGTCCTGGCTGGCGAGCTTTACGCCCTCGGAGGCTATGACGGCCAGTATTATCTCCAGTCAGTGGAGAAATACGTCCCAAAGTTGAAGGAGTGGCAGCCGGTGGCACCCATGACAAAGTCCCGCAGCTGCTTTGCCACCGCTGTGCTGGATGGCATGGTGTACGCTATCGGAGGCTACGGCCCAGCCCATATGAACAG CGTGGAGCGGTACGACCCCAGCAAGGATGCCTGGGAAATGGTAGCCCCCATGGCAGATAAGAGGATCAACTTCGGAGTCGGTGTCATGCTCGGCTTCATATTTGTTGTGGGCGGACACAACGGCGTGTCGCACCTGTCCAGCATCGAGAGGTATGATCCACATCAGAACCAGTGGACAGCCTGTCGGCCAATGAATGAACCACGCACTG GTGTGGGCTCTGCCATCGTGGACAACTACCTCTATGTGGTGGGAGGTCACTCTGGGTCATCCTATCTGAACACTGTCCAGCGCTATGACCCCATCTCAGACAGCTGGTTGGACTCGAGTGGCATGATGTATTGCCGTTGCAACTTTGGTCTGACTGCCCTTTGA